One stretch of Callospermophilus lateralis isolate mCalLat2 chromosome 11, mCalLat2.hap1, whole genome shotgun sequence DNA includes these proteins:
- the Mtmr4 gene encoding phosphatidylinositol-3,5-bisphosphate 3-phosphatase MTMR4 isoform X3 translates to MSLTARVSCSMLSCFGEEGPPSLEYIQAKDLFPPKELVKEEENLQVPFTVLQGEGVEFLGRAADALIAISNYRLHIKFKDSVINVPLRMIDSVESRDMFQLHIACKDSKVVRCHFSTFKQCQEWLTRLSRATARPAKPEDLFAFAYHAWCLGLTEEDQHTHLCQPGDHIRCRQEAELVRMGFDLQNVWRVSHINSNYKLCPSYPQKLLVPVWITDKELENVASFRSWKRIPVVVYRHLRNGAAIARCSQPEISWWGWRNADDEYLVTSIAKACALDPGTRASGGPLSTGNNDASEACDTDFDSSLTACSGVESTAAPQKLLILDARSYTAAVANRAKGGGCECEEYYPNCEVVFMGMANIHAIRNSFQYLRAVCSQMPDPSNWLSALESTKWLQHLSVMLKAAVLVANTVDREGRPVLVHCSDGWDRTPQIVALAKILLDPYYRTLEGFQVLVESDWLDFGHKFGDRCGHQENAEDQNEQCPVFLQWLDSVHQLLKQFPCVFEFNEAFLVKLVQHTYSCLYGTFLANNPCEREKRNIYKRTCSVWALLRAGNKNFHNFLYTPGSDMVLHPVCHVRALHLWTAVYLPASSPCTLGEENMDLYLSPVAQSQEFSGRSLDRLPKTRSMDDLLSACDTSSPLTRTSSDPNLNNHCQEVRVGLEPWHSNPEGSETTFVESGVGGPQQTVGEIGLPLPLPSNQKDYLSNKQTFKSHKSSSLSYKLLNTAVPREVKNTCDPEIQVLEETKAPAPDPPAQDELGRTFSGSGKPPEPETETISVPSKITPCKYGEVCDFPQSAQDSLMGATQQAQIESVLGGTSRCVLNQSLGNLCNLPSATCQTPLEPSTDFLNQDPPESVADVIQHRLRQIEAGYKQEVEQLRRQVRELQMRLDIRHCCAPPAEPPMDYEDDFTCLKESDGSDTEDFGSDHSEDCLSEASWEPVDKKETEVTRWVPDHMASHCYNCDCEFWLAKRRHHCRNCGNVFCAGCCHLKLPIPDQQLYDPVLVCNSCYEHIQVSRARELMSQHLKKPIATASS, encoded by the exons ATGAGCCTGACCGCCCGCGTCTCTTGCTCCATGCTTAGCTGCTTC GGTGAGGAGGGGCCTCCCAGCCTGGAGTATATCCAAGCCAAGGATCTGTTCCCTCCCAAGGAACTGGTGAAGGAGGAGGAAAATCTTCAG GTACCCTTCACAGTGCTTCAGGGAGAGGGAGTGGAGTTCCTGGGCCGGGCAGCTGATGCCCTCATTGCCATCTCTAACTACCGGCTGCATATCAAGTTCAAGGACTCTGTCATCAAC GTACCTCTCCGGATGATTGACAGCGTGGAGAGCCGTGATATGTTCCAATTGCACATTGCCTGCAAGGACTCCAAAGTGGTGAG GTGCCACTTCTCCACTTTCAAGCAGTGCCAAGAGTGGCTCACAAGGCTAAGCCGGGCCACAGCAAGACCTGCCAAACCTGAGGACCTCTTTGCCTTTGCCTaccatgcctggtgcctggggttgaCTGAGGAGGACCAGCATACCCATCTGTGTCAGCCAG GAGATCACATACGATGTCGGCAGGAGGCTGAGCTTGTCAGGATGGGCTTTGACCTGCAGAATGTTTGGAGAGTCTCACATATCAACAGCAACTACAA ATTATGCCCCAGTTACCCCCAAAAGCTGCTGGTTCCTGTATGGATCACAGATAAAGAGCTGGAGAATGTGGCTTCTTTCCGTTCCTGGAAGCGCATCCCTGTGGTTGTGTACAG ACACCTTCGCAATGGGGCTGCCATTGCCCGCTGCAGCCAGCCTGAGATCAGTTGGTGGGGCTGGCGGAATGCTGATGATGAGTACCTGGTCACATCCATTGCCAAAGCCTGTGCCCTGGACCCAGGGACAAGGGCCAGTGGGGGCCCTCTCAGCACTGGGAATAATGATGCCAGCGAGGCATGTGACACTGACTTTG ATTCCTCTCTGACTGCGTGTTCTGGGGTGGAGAGCACAGCAGCCCCTCAAAAGCTACTGATCCTGGATGCGAGATCCTACACAGCAGCAGTGGCTAACCGTGCCAAGGGTGGAGGTTGTGAATGCGAAG AGTACTATCCCAACTGTGAGGTCGTGTTTATGGGAATGGCCAATATCCATGCCATCCGGAACAGCTTCCAGTACCTCCGAGCTGTGTGTAGCCAAATGCCAGATCCCAGCAA CTGGTTGTCAGCACTGGAAAGTACCAAATGGCTGCAGCACTTGTCAGTGATGCTAAAAGCAGCTGTGCTGGTGGCTAATACAGTAGACCGGGAAGGCCGGCCTGTGCTGGTGCACTGCTCTGACGGCTGGGACCGGACACCGCAGATTGTAGCCCTGGCCAAAATATTACTGGACCCATATTACAGGACATTGGAG GGCTTCCAAGTGTTAGTGGAGTCTGACTGGCTGGATTTTGGGCACAAGTTTGGAGACCGCTGTGGCCACCAGGAGAATGCAGAGGACCAAAATGAACAATGCCCTGTGTTCCTCCAGTGGCTCGATTCTGTTCATCAGTTGCTTAAGCAGTTCCCCTGTGTGTTTGAATTTAATGAAGCATTCCTG GTAAAACTGGTACAGCACACGTACTCTTGTCTCTATGGCACATTCCTGGCGAACAACCCCTGTGAGCGAGAGAAGCGCAATATCTACAAGCGAACATGCTCTGTGTGGGCGCTCCTGCGAGCTGGCAATAAGAACTTTCATAACTTCCTTTATACGCCCGGCTCAGACATG GTCCTGCATCCCGTTTGTCATGTGCGAGCCCTTCACCTCTGGACAGCTGTTTATCTGCCTGCATCATCTCCGTGCACACTTGGAGAAGAGAATATGGATCTTTACCTTTCCCCAGTGGCCCAGAGCCAGGAGTTTTCTGGCCGCTCTCTGGACAG GTTACCTAAAACCAGATCCATGGACGATCTTCTTTCTGCCTGTGACACAAGCAGCCCCCTGACTCGCACATCCAGTGACCCTAACCTGAATAACCACTGTCAGGAGGTCAGAGTTGGCTTAGAGCCCTGGCACAGCAATCCTGAAGGATCAGAGACAACGTTTGTGGAATCCGGGGTAGGAGGTCCCCAGCAGACTGTAGGAGAAATAGGccttcctctccctctgcccAGCAACCAGAAAGACTACCTGAGCAATAAACAAACTTTTAAGAGTCACAAAAGCTCTTCTCTAAGTTATAAACTGCTTAATACTGCTGTGCCCCGGGAAGTGAAGAACACCTGTGATCCTGAGATCCAAGTCCTGGAAGAGACTAAGGCACCAGCTCCAGACCCTCCTGCTCAGGATGAGCTGGGTAGGACTTTCAGTGGCTCAGGAAAGCCACCTGAGCCTGAAACAGAAACCATCAGTGTGCCCTCCAAGATCACTCCCTGCAAGTATGGTGAAGTCTGTGATTTTCCTCAGTCTGCCCAAGACTCTCTTATGGGTGCCACCCAACAGGCACAGATAGAATCTGTGCTAGGTGGGACCTCcagatgtgttctgaatcagagtcTGGGCAACCTTTGCAATCTACCGAGTGCTACCTGCCAAACTCCTCTAGAGCCAAGCACCGACTTCCTCAACCAAGATCCCCCAGAGTCTGTGGCAG ACGTGATCCAGCATAGGTTACGGCAAATTGAAGCAGGGTACAAGCAAGAGGTAGAGCAGCTACGTCGACAGGTGCGTGAGCTTCAGATGAGACTGGATATCCGTCACTGCTGTGCCCCTCCAGCAGAGCCCCCTATGGACTATGAGGATGATTTT ACATGTTTGAAGGAGTCAGATGGCAGTGATACAGAAGATTTTGGCTCTGATCACAGTGAAGACTGCCTTTCAGAAGCAAGTTGGGAACCTGTGGATAAGAAGGAGACTGAG GTGACTCGCTGGGTTCCAGACCATATGGCATCGCATTGCTATAACTGTGACTGTGAATTCTGGTTGGCCAAACGAAGACACCATTGCAG AAATTGTGGGAATGTATTTTGTGCTGGATGCTGCCACCTGAAGCTGCCCATTCCTGATCAACAGCTCTATGACCCAGTTCTCGTCTGTAACTCATGTTACGAACACATTCAAGTATCTCGTGCCAGGGAGCTCATGAGCCAACATCTGAAGAAACCTATCGCTACAGCTTCCAGTTGA
- the Mtmr4 gene encoding phosphatidylinositol-3,5-bisphosphate 3-phosphatase MTMR4 isoform X2: MGEEGPPSLEYIQAKDLFPPKELVKEEENLQVPFTVLQGEGVEFLGRAADALIAISNYRLHIKFKDSVINVPLRMIDSVESRDMFQLHIACKDSKVVRCHFSTFKQCQEWLTRLSRATARPAKPEDLFAFAYHAWCLGLTEEDQHTHLCQPGDHIRCRQEAELVRMGFDLQNVWRVSHINSNYKLCPSYPQKLLVPVWITDKELENVASFRSWKRIPVVVYRHLRNGAAIARCSQPEISWWGWRNADDEYLVTSIAKACALDPGTRASGGPLSTGNNDASEACDTDFDSSLTACSGVESTAAPQKLLILDARSYTAAVANRAKGGGCECEEYYPNCEVVFMGMANIHAIRNSFQYLRAVCSQMPDPSNWLSALESTKWLQHLSVMLKAAVLVANTVDREGRPVLVHCSDGWDRTPQIVALAKILLDPYYRTLEGFQVLVESDWLDFGHKFGDRCGHQENAEDQNEQCPVFLQWLDSVHQLLKQFPCVFEFNEAFLVKLVQHTYSCLYGTFLANNPCEREKRNIYKRTCSVWALLRAGNKNFHNFLYTPGSDMVLHPVCHVRALHLWTAVYLPASSPCTLGEENMDLYLSPVAQSQEFSGRSLDRLPKTRSMDDLLSACDTSSPLTRTSSDPNLNNHCQEVRVGLEPWHSNPEGSETTFVESGVGGPQQTVGEIGLPLPLPSNQKDYLSNKQTFKSHKSSSLSYKLLNTAVPREVKNTCDPEIQVLEETKAPAPDPPAQDELGRTFSGSGKPPEPETETISVPSKITPCKYGEVCDFPQSAQDSLMGATQQAQIESVLGGTSRCVLNQSLGNLCNLPSATCQTPLEPSTDFLNQDPPESVAGISHQEQPSSVLDLIRREEDTGKKGNNRSGQLLENPRFGKVPLELVRKPISQSQISEFSFLGSNWDSFQGLVTSFPSGETTPRRLLSYGCCSKRSSSKQMRATGPCFGGQWAQREGVKSPICSSHSNGHCTGPGGKNNRMWLSGHPKQVSSTKPVPLSCPSPVPPLYLDDDGLPFPTDVIQHRLRQIEAGYKQEVEQLRRQVRELQMRLDIRHCCAPPAEPPMDYEDDFTCLKESDGSDTEDFGSDHSEDCLSEASWEPVDKKETEVTRWVPDHMASHCYNCDCEFWLAKRRHHCRNCGNVFCAGCCHLKLPIPDQQLYDPVLVCNSCYEHIQVSRARELMSQHLKKPIATASS; encoded by the exons GGTGAGGAGGGGCCTCCCAGCCTGGAGTATATCCAAGCCAAGGATCTGTTCCCTCCCAAGGAACTGGTGAAGGAGGAGGAAAATCTTCAG GTACCCTTCACAGTGCTTCAGGGAGAGGGAGTGGAGTTCCTGGGCCGGGCAGCTGATGCCCTCATTGCCATCTCTAACTACCGGCTGCATATCAAGTTCAAGGACTCTGTCATCAAC GTACCTCTCCGGATGATTGACAGCGTGGAGAGCCGTGATATGTTCCAATTGCACATTGCCTGCAAGGACTCCAAAGTGGTGAG GTGCCACTTCTCCACTTTCAAGCAGTGCCAAGAGTGGCTCACAAGGCTAAGCCGGGCCACAGCAAGACCTGCCAAACCTGAGGACCTCTTTGCCTTTGCCTaccatgcctggtgcctggggttgaCTGAGGAGGACCAGCATACCCATCTGTGTCAGCCAG GAGATCACATACGATGTCGGCAGGAGGCTGAGCTTGTCAGGATGGGCTTTGACCTGCAGAATGTTTGGAGAGTCTCACATATCAACAGCAACTACAA ATTATGCCCCAGTTACCCCCAAAAGCTGCTGGTTCCTGTATGGATCACAGATAAAGAGCTGGAGAATGTGGCTTCTTTCCGTTCCTGGAAGCGCATCCCTGTGGTTGTGTACAG ACACCTTCGCAATGGGGCTGCCATTGCCCGCTGCAGCCAGCCTGAGATCAGTTGGTGGGGCTGGCGGAATGCTGATGATGAGTACCTGGTCACATCCATTGCCAAAGCCTGTGCCCTGGACCCAGGGACAAGGGCCAGTGGGGGCCCTCTCAGCACTGGGAATAATGATGCCAGCGAGGCATGTGACACTGACTTTG ATTCCTCTCTGACTGCGTGTTCTGGGGTGGAGAGCACAGCAGCCCCTCAAAAGCTACTGATCCTGGATGCGAGATCCTACACAGCAGCAGTGGCTAACCGTGCCAAGGGTGGAGGTTGTGAATGCGAAG AGTACTATCCCAACTGTGAGGTCGTGTTTATGGGAATGGCCAATATCCATGCCATCCGGAACAGCTTCCAGTACCTCCGAGCTGTGTGTAGCCAAATGCCAGATCCCAGCAA CTGGTTGTCAGCACTGGAAAGTACCAAATGGCTGCAGCACTTGTCAGTGATGCTAAAAGCAGCTGTGCTGGTGGCTAATACAGTAGACCGGGAAGGCCGGCCTGTGCTGGTGCACTGCTCTGACGGCTGGGACCGGACACCGCAGATTGTAGCCCTGGCCAAAATATTACTGGACCCATATTACAGGACATTGGAG GGCTTCCAAGTGTTAGTGGAGTCTGACTGGCTGGATTTTGGGCACAAGTTTGGAGACCGCTGTGGCCACCAGGAGAATGCAGAGGACCAAAATGAACAATGCCCTGTGTTCCTCCAGTGGCTCGATTCTGTTCATCAGTTGCTTAAGCAGTTCCCCTGTGTGTTTGAATTTAATGAAGCATTCCTG GTAAAACTGGTACAGCACACGTACTCTTGTCTCTATGGCACATTCCTGGCGAACAACCCCTGTGAGCGAGAGAAGCGCAATATCTACAAGCGAACATGCTCTGTGTGGGCGCTCCTGCGAGCTGGCAATAAGAACTTTCATAACTTCCTTTATACGCCCGGCTCAGACATG GTCCTGCATCCCGTTTGTCATGTGCGAGCCCTTCACCTCTGGACAGCTGTTTATCTGCCTGCATCATCTCCGTGCACACTTGGAGAAGAGAATATGGATCTTTACCTTTCCCCAGTGGCCCAGAGCCAGGAGTTTTCTGGCCGCTCTCTGGACAG GTTACCTAAAACCAGATCCATGGACGATCTTCTTTCTGCCTGTGACACAAGCAGCCCCCTGACTCGCACATCCAGTGACCCTAACCTGAATAACCACTGTCAGGAGGTCAGAGTTGGCTTAGAGCCCTGGCACAGCAATCCTGAAGGATCAGAGACAACGTTTGTGGAATCCGGGGTAGGAGGTCCCCAGCAGACTGTAGGAGAAATAGGccttcctctccctctgcccAGCAACCAGAAAGACTACCTGAGCAATAAACAAACTTTTAAGAGTCACAAAAGCTCTTCTCTAAGTTATAAACTGCTTAATACTGCTGTGCCCCGGGAAGTGAAGAACACCTGTGATCCTGAGATCCAAGTCCTGGAAGAGACTAAGGCACCAGCTCCAGACCCTCCTGCTCAGGATGAGCTGGGTAGGACTTTCAGTGGCTCAGGAAAGCCACCTGAGCCTGAAACAGAAACCATCAGTGTGCCCTCCAAGATCACTCCCTGCAAGTATGGTGAAGTCTGTGATTTTCCTCAGTCTGCCCAAGACTCTCTTATGGGTGCCACCCAACAGGCACAGATAGAATCTGTGCTAGGTGGGACCTCcagatgtgttctgaatcagagtcTGGGCAACCTTTGCAATCTACCGAGTGCTACCTGCCAAACTCCTCTAGAGCCAAGCACCGACTTCCTCAACCAAGATCCCCCAGAGTCTGTGGCAGGTATCTCCCATCAGGAACAGCCCAGTTCTGTGCTGGATCTGATCCGTAGGGAGGAAGACACTGGCAAGAAAGGAAATAATAGGAGTGGGCAGTTACTGGAAAATCCTCGCTTTGGGAAAGTGCCATTGGAATTGGTCCGAAAACCAATTTCTCAGAGCCAGATCAGTGAGTTCTCTTTCTTAGGGTCCAACTGGGACAGCTTCCAAGGCTTGGTGACTTCATTCCCAAGTGGGGAGACTACCCCTCGGCGGCTGCTTTCCTATGGCTGCTGTAGCAAGAGGTCAAGCAGTAAGCAGATGAGGGCCACGGGGCCCTGCTTTGGGGGCCAGTGGGCTCAGAGAGAAGGTGTGAAGTCACCTATCTGTTCTAGTCATTCCAATGGACACTGTACTGGCCCAGGAGGAAAAAACAACCGGATGTGGTTGTCTGGTCACCCAAAGCAAGTCTCCAGCACAAAGCCTGTCCCACTGAGCTGCCCTTCTCCAGTGCCTCCACTCTACCTGGATGATGATGGACTCCCCTTTCCCACAGACGTGATCCAGCATAGGTTACGGCAAATTGAAGCAGGGTACAAGCAAGAGGTAGAGCAGCTACGTCGACAGGTGCGTGAGCTTCAGATGAGACTGGATATCCGTCACTGCTGTGCCCCTCCAGCAGAGCCCCCTATGGACTATGAGGATGATTTT ACATGTTTGAAGGAGTCAGATGGCAGTGATACAGAAGATTTTGGCTCTGATCACAGTGAAGACTGCCTTTCAGAAGCAAGTTGGGAACCTGTGGATAAGAAGGAGACTGAG GTGACTCGCTGGGTTCCAGACCATATGGCATCGCATTGCTATAACTGTGACTGTGAATTCTGGTTGGCCAAACGAAGACACCATTGCAG AAATTGTGGGAATGTATTTTGTGCTGGATGCTGCCACCTGAAGCTGCCCATTCCTGATCAACAGCTCTATGACCCAGTTCTCGTCTGTAACTCATGTTACGAACACATTCAAGTATCTCGTGCCAGGGAGCTCATGAGCCAACATCTGAAGAAACCTATCGCTACAGCTTCCAGTTGA
- the Mtmr4 gene encoding phosphatidylinositol-3,5-bisphosphate 3-phosphatase MTMR4 isoform X1: MSLTARVSCSMLSCFGEEGPPSLEYIQAKDLFPPKELVKEEENLQVPFTVLQGEGVEFLGRAADALIAISNYRLHIKFKDSVINVPLRMIDSVESRDMFQLHIACKDSKVVRCHFSTFKQCQEWLTRLSRATARPAKPEDLFAFAYHAWCLGLTEEDQHTHLCQPGDHIRCRQEAELVRMGFDLQNVWRVSHINSNYKLCPSYPQKLLVPVWITDKELENVASFRSWKRIPVVVYRHLRNGAAIARCSQPEISWWGWRNADDEYLVTSIAKACALDPGTRASGGPLSTGNNDASEACDTDFDSSLTACSGVESTAAPQKLLILDARSYTAAVANRAKGGGCECEEYYPNCEVVFMGMANIHAIRNSFQYLRAVCSQMPDPSNWLSALESTKWLQHLSVMLKAAVLVANTVDREGRPVLVHCSDGWDRTPQIVALAKILLDPYYRTLEGFQVLVESDWLDFGHKFGDRCGHQENAEDQNEQCPVFLQWLDSVHQLLKQFPCVFEFNEAFLVKLVQHTYSCLYGTFLANNPCEREKRNIYKRTCSVWALLRAGNKNFHNFLYTPGSDMVLHPVCHVRALHLWTAVYLPASSPCTLGEENMDLYLSPVAQSQEFSGRSLDRLPKTRSMDDLLSACDTSSPLTRTSSDPNLNNHCQEVRVGLEPWHSNPEGSETTFVESGVGGPQQTVGEIGLPLPLPSNQKDYLSNKQTFKSHKSSSLSYKLLNTAVPREVKNTCDPEIQVLEETKAPAPDPPAQDELGRTFSGSGKPPEPETETISVPSKITPCKYGEVCDFPQSAQDSLMGATQQAQIESVLGGTSRCVLNQSLGNLCNLPSATCQTPLEPSTDFLNQDPPESVAGISHQEQPSSVLDLIRREEDTGKKGNNRSGQLLENPRFGKVPLELVRKPISQSQISEFSFLGSNWDSFQGLVTSFPSGETTPRRLLSYGCCSKRSSSKQMRATGPCFGGQWAQREGVKSPICSSHSNGHCTGPGGKNNRMWLSGHPKQVSSTKPVPLSCPSPVPPLYLDDDGLPFPTDVIQHRLRQIEAGYKQEVEQLRRQVRELQMRLDIRHCCAPPAEPPMDYEDDFTCLKESDGSDTEDFGSDHSEDCLSEASWEPVDKKETEVTRWVPDHMASHCYNCDCEFWLAKRRHHCRNCGNVFCAGCCHLKLPIPDQQLYDPVLVCNSCYEHIQVSRARELMSQHLKKPIATASS; this comes from the exons ATGAGCCTGACCGCCCGCGTCTCTTGCTCCATGCTTAGCTGCTTC GGTGAGGAGGGGCCTCCCAGCCTGGAGTATATCCAAGCCAAGGATCTGTTCCCTCCCAAGGAACTGGTGAAGGAGGAGGAAAATCTTCAG GTACCCTTCACAGTGCTTCAGGGAGAGGGAGTGGAGTTCCTGGGCCGGGCAGCTGATGCCCTCATTGCCATCTCTAACTACCGGCTGCATATCAAGTTCAAGGACTCTGTCATCAAC GTACCTCTCCGGATGATTGACAGCGTGGAGAGCCGTGATATGTTCCAATTGCACATTGCCTGCAAGGACTCCAAAGTGGTGAG GTGCCACTTCTCCACTTTCAAGCAGTGCCAAGAGTGGCTCACAAGGCTAAGCCGGGCCACAGCAAGACCTGCCAAACCTGAGGACCTCTTTGCCTTTGCCTaccatgcctggtgcctggggttgaCTGAGGAGGACCAGCATACCCATCTGTGTCAGCCAG GAGATCACATACGATGTCGGCAGGAGGCTGAGCTTGTCAGGATGGGCTTTGACCTGCAGAATGTTTGGAGAGTCTCACATATCAACAGCAACTACAA ATTATGCCCCAGTTACCCCCAAAAGCTGCTGGTTCCTGTATGGATCACAGATAAAGAGCTGGAGAATGTGGCTTCTTTCCGTTCCTGGAAGCGCATCCCTGTGGTTGTGTACAG ACACCTTCGCAATGGGGCTGCCATTGCCCGCTGCAGCCAGCCTGAGATCAGTTGGTGGGGCTGGCGGAATGCTGATGATGAGTACCTGGTCACATCCATTGCCAAAGCCTGTGCCCTGGACCCAGGGACAAGGGCCAGTGGGGGCCCTCTCAGCACTGGGAATAATGATGCCAGCGAGGCATGTGACACTGACTTTG ATTCCTCTCTGACTGCGTGTTCTGGGGTGGAGAGCACAGCAGCCCCTCAAAAGCTACTGATCCTGGATGCGAGATCCTACACAGCAGCAGTGGCTAACCGTGCCAAGGGTGGAGGTTGTGAATGCGAAG AGTACTATCCCAACTGTGAGGTCGTGTTTATGGGAATGGCCAATATCCATGCCATCCGGAACAGCTTCCAGTACCTCCGAGCTGTGTGTAGCCAAATGCCAGATCCCAGCAA CTGGTTGTCAGCACTGGAAAGTACCAAATGGCTGCAGCACTTGTCAGTGATGCTAAAAGCAGCTGTGCTGGTGGCTAATACAGTAGACCGGGAAGGCCGGCCTGTGCTGGTGCACTGCTCTGACGGCTGGGACCGGACACCGCAGATTGTAGCCCTGGCCAAAATATTACTGGACCCATATTACAGGACATTGGAG GGCTTCCAAGTGTTAGTGGAGTCTGACTGGCTGGATTTTGGGCACAAGTTTGGAGACCGCTGTGGCCACCAGGAGAATGCAGAGGACCAAAATGAACAATGCCCTGTGTTCCTCCAGTGGCTCGATTCTGTTCATCAGTTGCTTAAGCAGTTCCCCTGTGTGTTTGAATTTAATGAAGCATTCCTG GTAAAACTGGTACAGCACACGTACTCTTGTCTCTATGGCACATTCCTGGCGAACAACCCCTGTGAGCGAGAGAAGCGCAATATCTACAAGCGAACATGCTCTGTGTGGGCGCTCCTGCGAGCTGGCAATAAGAACTTTCATAACTTCCTTTATACGCCCGGCTCAGACATG GTCCTGCATCCCGTTTGTCATGTGCGAGCCCTTCACCTCTGGACAGCTGTTTATCTGCCTGCATCATCTCCGTGCACACTTGGAGAAGAGAATATGGATCTTTACCTTTCCCCAGTGGCCCAGAGCCAGGAGTTTTCTGGCCGCTCTCTGGACAG GTTACCTAAAACCAGATCCATGGACGATCTTCTTTCTGCCTGTGACACAAGCAGCCCCCTGACTCGCACATCCAGTGACCCTAACCTGAATAACCACTGTCAGGAGGTCAGAGTTGGCTTAGAGCCCTGGCACAGCAATCCTGAAGGATCAGAGACAACGTTTGTGGAATCCGGGGTAGGAGGTCCCCAGCAGACTGTAGGAGAAATAGGccttcctctccctctgcccAGCAACCAGAAAGACTACCTGAGCAATAAACAAACTTTTAAGAGTCACAAAAGCTCTTCTCTAAGTTATAAACTGCTTAATACTGCTGTGCCCCGGGAAGTGAAGAACACCTGTGATCCTGAGATCCAAGTCCTGGAAGAGACTAAGGCACCAGCTCCAGACCCTCCTGCTCAGGATGAGCTGGGTAGGACTTTCAGTGGCTCAGGAAAGCCACCTGAGCCTGAAACAGAAACCATCAGTGTGCCCTCCAAGATCACTCCCTGCAAGTATGGTGAAGTCTGTGATTTTCCTCAGTCTGCCCAAGACTCTCTTATGGGTGCCACCCAACAGGCACAGATAGAATCTGTGCTAGGTGGGACCTCcagatgtgttctgaatcagagtcTGGGCAACCTTTGCAATCTACCGAGTGCTACCTGCCAAACTCCTCTAGAGCCAAGCACCGACTTCCTCAACCAAGATCCCCCAGAGTCTGTGGCAGGTATCTCCCATCAGGAACAGCCCAGTTCTGTGCTGGATCTGATCCGTAGGGAGGAAGACACTGGCAAGAAAGGAAATAATAGGAGTGGGCAGTTACTGGAAAATCCTCGCTTTGGGAAAGTGCCATTGGAATTGGTCCGAAAACCAATTTCTCAGAGCCAGATCAGTGAGTTCTCTTTCTTAGGGTCCAACTGGGACAGCTTCCAAGGCTTGGTGACTTCATTCCCAAGTGGGGAGACTACCCCTCGGCGGCTGCTTTCCTATGGCTGCTGTAGCAAGAGGTCAAGCAGTAAGCAGATGAGGGCCACGGGGCCCTGCTTTGGGGGCCAGTGGGCTCAGAGAGAAGGTGTGAAGTCACCTATCTGTTCTAGTCATTCCAATGGACACTGTACTGGCCCAGGAGGAAAAAACAACCGGATGTGGTTGTCTGGTCACCCAAAGCAAGTCTCCAGCACAAAGCCTGTCCCACTGAGCTGCCCTTCTCCAGTGCCTCCACTCTACCTGGATGATGATGGACTCCCCTTTCCCACAGACGTGATCCAGCATAGGTTACGGCAAATTGAAGCAGGGTACAAGCAAGAGGTAGAGCAGCTACGTCGACAGGTGCGTGAGCTTCAGATGAGACTGGATATCCGTCACTGCTGTGCCCCTCCAGCAGAGCCCCCTATGGACTATGAGGATGATTTT ACATGTTTGAAGGAGTCAGATGGCAGTGATACAGAAGATTTTGGCTCTGATCACAGTGAAGACTGCCTTTCAGAAGCAAGTTGGGAACCTGTGGATAAGAAGGAGACTGAG GTGACTCGCTGGGTTCCAGACCATATGGCATCGCATTGCTATAACTGTGACTGTGAATTCTGGTTGGCCAAACGAAGACACCATTGCAG AAATTGTGGGAATGTATTTTGTGCTGGATGCTGCCACCTGAAGCTGCCCATTCCTGATCAACAGCTCTATGACCCAGTTCTCGTCTGTAACTCATGTTACGAACACATTCAAGTATCTCGTGCCAGGGAGCTCATGAGCCAACATCTGAAGAAACCTATCGCTACAGCTTCCAGTTGA